A part of Aegilops tauschii subsp. strangulata cultivar AL8/78 chromosome 2, Aet v6.0, whole genome shotgun sequence genomic DNA contains:
- the LOC141040599 gene encoding uncharacterized protein, protein MELSPCEKLLLSDSSDLDDSDVETMLANFRQQTLVMALAVKEHEDENPKRWRGSTVGHLCIPRNRHLGNEMLMQDYFADNPTYPPHLFRRRYQMRRSLFVKIVQACEANCRYFTQRRNAAGLKGFSAYQKISAAMQVIAYGVPADYADEYLRIGEDTIIESVRRFTNVIIRVFGPEYLRAPNEDDTKKLMSSNERRG, encoded by the coding sequence ATGGAGTTGAGCCCGTGCGAGAAGTTGTTGCTCTCAGATTCGTCCGACTTGGATGACTCGGATGTTGAGACCATGCTTGCGAACTTTCGGCAGCAGACATTAGTCATGGCACTTGCTGTGAAGGAGCACGAAGACGAGAACCCGAAAAGGTGGCGAGGATCGACCGTCGGGCATCTTTGCATTCCTCGGAATCGTCATCTTGGGAACGAGATGTTGATGCAAGACTACTTCGCGGATAATCCTACATATCCACCGCACCTCTTCCGGAGAAGGTACCAAATGCGCCGATCCCTCTTTGTGAAAATTGTTCAAGCTTGCGAGGCAAATTGCCGGTATTTTACTCAAAGAAGAAATGCTGCGGGCTTAAAGGGATTTAGTGCATATCAAAAAATCTCCGCAGCTATGCAGGTGATTGCATATGGTGTTCCggctgactatgccgatgagtacCTTCGCATTGGTGAAGATACTATAATTGAGTCAGTGCGTAGATTTACAAATGTGATCATCCGTGTCTTTGGTCCTGAGTATCTTCGGGCACCCAACGAGGATGACACAAAGAAACTGATGTCATCTAATGAGAGGAGAGGTTAG
- the LOC109775212 gene encoding laccase-15: MAAMAVLVMFFVAAALAAAGGAELVEHTFVVSQVKLNRLCNDTLVTVVNGQFPGPAIEVNEGDSVAVQVVNKSPYGLTIHWHGVKLQLNCWADGAGMITQCPIQPNKNFTYRFDVAGQKGTLWWHAHVGSLRASIHGALIIRPRSGASSYPFPKPDKEIPIVIGEWWEMDLDQLDKNLRNGYHLDMPRAATINGKPGDLYNCSGTVKDSNIVKVEHGKTYLLRIVNAALSSEYYLKIAGHKFTVVAADANYVKPYITDVIAIAPGETVDALLVTDAHPAGRYYMVAKASQSPKPVPQIPLFITRGIVQYSEGPRKEEEKALSDSSTSSIMAPEMPDEHDAATSFYFHGNLTSLQPQPVPANVHEHLFYALDGGFFCRKGESSCNNDTNMMGMVNNVSFQLPTTTPLLQAHYHGNMSSIGTLRELPDRAPRMFNYSETLEPTSKATSVRRLRYNATVEIVFQSPVLADTYANPMHLHGHDFLVLAQGFGQYNAETDVATYNLVDPPVRNTVHVPLFGWAAVRFVTNNPGVWFMHCHFGHHSSSGMAAAFVVENGPTLDSTLPPPPEDFPSCKTYNSRVSYE, translated from the exons ATGGCAGCAATGGCGGTCCTCGTCATGTTCTTCGTCGCTGCGGCCCTAGCAGCGGCAGGCGGTGCGGAGCTTGTCGAGCACACCTTTGTT GTGAGCCAGGTTAAGCTAAATCGGTTGTGCAACGACACGCTGGTCACTGTGGTGAACGGGCAATTCCCAGGTCCAGCGATAGAGGTTAATGAAGGAGACTCGGTGGCTGTTCAAGTCGTCAACAAGTCCCCCTATGGACTAACAATTCACTG GCATGGAGTGAAGCTGCAACTCAACTGCTGGGCAGATGGAGCGGGGATGATAACCCAATGCCCCATCCAGCCGAACAAGAACTTCACCTACCGATTCGACGTCGCCGGCCAGAAGGGCACGCTGTGGTGGCACGCTCACGTTGGCAGTCTCCGGGCAAGCATCCATGGCGCCTTGATCATCCGGCCAAGATCCGGGGCCAGCTCATACCCGTTTCCCAAGCCTGACAAGGAGATCCCGATCGTTATAG GCGAATGGTGGGAGATGGACCTTGATCAGCTAGACAAGAACCTTAGGAACGGTTACCATTTAGATATGCCTAGAGCAGCTACCATCAACGGGAAGCCTGGAGATCTGTACAACTGCTCTG GGACCGTCAAAGACAGCAACATTGTGAAGGTGGAGCATGGCAAGACATATTTGTTGCGGATAGTGAACGCTGCGCTGAGCTCAGAGTATTACTTGAAGATCGCCGGGCACAAGTTCACGGTTGTGGCTGCTGACGCCAACTATGTCAAGCCATACATCACAGACGTCATCGCGATCGCGCCAGGCGAGACCGTCGACGCTCTGCTTGTCACCGACGCGCATCCTGCTGGCAGATACTACATGGTCGCCAAGGCCAGCCAGTCGCCCAAGCCTGTGCCCCAGATCCCGCTCTTCATCACAAGAGGGATAGTGCAATACAGTGAGGGTCCAAGAAAAGAAGAGGAGAAAGCTCTATCTGATAGTAGCACGTCATCAATAATGGCGCCTGAAATGCCGGACGAGCACGACGCGGCCACTTCCTTCTACTTCCATGGCAACTTGACAAGCCTGCAGCCTCAGCCGGTGCCGGCCAACGTCCATGAGCACCTCTTCTACGCCCTTGACGGGGGCTTCTTCTGTAGAAAAGGCGAATCATCCTGCAACAATGATACTAATATGATGGGCATGGTGAACAACGTCTCCTTTCAGCTCCCCACAACGACACCATTGCTGCAGGCGCACTACCACGGCAACATGAGCAGCATCGGCACGCTGCGGGAACTACCTGACAGGGCACCCAGGATGTTTAACTACAGCGAAACGCTAGAGCCGACGTCCAAGGCGACGTCGGTGAGAAGGCTGCGGTACAACGCCACGGTGGAGATCGTCTTCCAGAGCCCGGTGCTGGCGGACACATACGCTAACCCCATGCACCTCCATGGCCACGACTTCCTCGTCCTCGCGCAGGGGTTCGGACAATACAACGCCGAGACAGACGTGGCGACGTACAACCTGGTGGATCCGCCGGTGAGGAACACCGTCCATGTCCCACTATTCGGGTGGGCGGCCGTCCGATTTGTCACCAACAATCCAG GTGTGTGGTTCATGCACTGCCATTttgggcaccactcgtcgtcaggCATGGCGGCAGCATTCGTGGTGGAGAACGGTCCAACTTTGGACTCGACTCTTCCTCCGCCTCCGGAAGATTTTCCAAGCTGCAAGACCTACAATAGTAGAGTTTCATATGAATAA